Proteins from one Telopea speciosissima isolate NSW1024214 ecotype Mountain lineage chromosome 1, Tspe_v1, whole genome shotgun sequence genomic window:
- the LOC122667757 gene encoding uncharacterized protein LOC122667757, whose product MAMRETVENQMSCPSITSSSRVAIFFIFVVCGALLCSSISSLLTFTVLILSTLLLFKVTKRKSITSTGDDLAREEVVSTTIYREVSEEVTHEKQQESMDISEEEEESREEDEVGQLQKNQNIVTGSHGLSSESERMDHSSSTSEGSEFDWAFPSEVRWGPAACSDDSISDDDSLIEIELPEGTYFGTKEEPITVKSRPNLPDFLPESMFPQEDLMGILAEINEMNEEENLIEIDISMGSIKCSRLEIEA is encoded by the coding sequence ATGGCCATGAGGGAAACAGTTGAGAATCAAATGAGTTGTCCTTCAATTACTTCTTCTTCGCGTGTtgcaatttttttcatttttgtcgTCTGTGGTGCTCTGCTATGTTCATCTATTTCTTCACTCCTTACCTTTACTGTTTTGATTTTATCcactcttctcctcttcaaaGTCACAAAGAGAAAATCGATTACCAGTACTGGTGATGATCTAGCAAGAGAAGAAGTTGTTAGCACCACCATTTATAGGGAAGTTTCGGAAGAGGTTACCCATGAAAAGCAACAGGAAAGTATGGATATTtcggaagaggaggaagaaagtagagaagaagatgaagtgggTCAGCTTCAAAAGAATCAAAACATCGTGACAGGATCACATGGTTTATCGTCAGAGAGCGAAAGGATGGATCACTCATCGTCGACTAGTGAGGGTTCTGAGTTTGATTGGGCGTTTCCCAGTGAAGTAAGATGGGGTCCAGCTGCTTGCTCTGATGATTCCATTTCAGACGATGACAGCCTTATTGAAATCGAGCTCCCAGAAGGTACCTATTTTGGTACAAAGGAAGAACCAATTACTGTAAAGTCACGGCCAAATTTGCCGGATTTCTTGCCGGAATCAATGTTCCCACAAGAGGATCTGATGGGTATTTTGGCAGAGATTAATGAGATGAACGAAGAAGAAAACTTGATTGAAATCGACATATCAATGGGTTCCATCAAGTGTTCAAGGTTAGAGATTGAAGCataa